From the Rhinoderma darwinii isolate aRhiDar2 chromosome 12, aRhiDar2.hap1, whole genome shotgun sequence genome, one window contains:
- the FBXO34 gene encoding F-box only protein 34: MSSSRAGLHREPLKYHAYQHVKRASGMHLKPYHKLQKKESLLEPRSNKGMHLNNQSSAKEEKRNVATKNCLPCTDNPPRRPLGTLSQNTMCNTAGMSSPNSFEVNAKNVPPATIHQDDEGDGPLDGCVLIKPGNTKEKIAFFASHHCSNNRNSSMKIKNTGDMSGRAAKRRKKSVDLKRVKNHLEKMQEAQKKCLLSESFPSGVEDCSINFVTDSDGILPGRSLSVIEMVAFLEERASALLSDCAKPFSNSHPLKPTGTSKCALPPVSLMALRASETSTERDNSEKAEMESVCVLEMVAKLESECLRRQNDRDSGGLSRNNSFRRNVGRMLLASGSQPGASRPRDDASDPEKYSAASAVENNVSQNEEDLSPVTSWENCAPPMPQNSESLPPMEDFFVANVDLELVRETYLKMRCRGDIAITVDPCKLSISVCIKAVECVPDSFESQMVNDGAADEKVECSDRIPDPSRKTLDVLMHTQEIGHTQDKALSGDPSPGVLFFQSDQNDANYAHVRINPEVKSQADVLEKNAFDNTLCMQNSSMIAQYSVSISSLGNVTQVLDASSVKRQVSHDFLETRFKIQQLLEPQQYMAFLPHHILVKIFKYLPTRSLAALKCTSSCFKFIIEHYDIRPCDSLWVRDPRYKDDPCKQCKKKYARGDVSLCLWHPKPYCQALPYGPGFWMCCHMSQKESRGCRVGLHDNRWVPAFHSFNRTVCKKSRESEFEDD; the protein is encoded by the exons aTGAGTTCCAGCAGAGCCGGCCTCCACAGGGAACCACTGAAATACCACGCCTATCAACATGTCAAGCG GGCTTCTGGAATGCATTTAAAGCCGTATCACAAGCTACAGAAAAAAGAATCTCTTCTAGAACCAAGATCAAACAAAGGCATGCATCTGAACAACCAAAGCTCTGCAAAAGAAGAAAAGCGTAATGTCGCCACCAAGAAttgcttaccctgtactgataatccaccCCGCAGGCCATTGGGCACTCTGTCCCAGAACACCATGTGCAATACAGCAGGAATGAGCTCCCCCAACAGCTTTGAGGTCAACGCAAAGAATGTTCCACCTGCAACAATCCATCAGGATGACGAAGGAGACGGCCCATTGGATGGTTGTGTACTCATCAAGCCCGGAAACACCAAGGAGAAGATTGCCTTTTTTGCCTCTCACCACTGCAGCAACAATAGGAACAGCTCAATGAAGATTAAGAACACTGGGGATATGAGTGGAAGAGCTGCTAAAAGGCGAAAGAAATCAGTGGACCTTAAACGTGTGAAGAACCATCTGGAAAAGATGCAGGAAGCGCAGAAAAAGTGCCTCCTCTCCGAGTCCTTCCCAAGTGGAGTTGAAGATTGTTCAATTAATTTTGTGACCGATAGTGATGGAATTCTTCCAGGAAGGTCCCTTTCGGTGATAGAGATGGTGGCTTTTCTAGAGGAAAGAGCAAGTGCGTTACTTTCTGATTGTGCTAAACCCTTTTCCAACTCTCATCCCTTGAAACCTACTGGAACTTCTAAATGTGCCCTTCCACCTGTATCCTTGATGGCACTCCGAGCCAGTGAAACCTCTACTGAGAGAGACAATTCGGAGAAAGCTGAAATGGAGTCCGTGTGCGTCTTAGAAATGGTTGCTAAACTGGAGTCTGAATGTTTGAGGCGCCAGAATGATCGAGACTCAGGAGGGCTCTCGAGGAACAATAGTTTCCGAAGGAACGTTGGCCGGATGCTGCTTGCCAGCGGTTCGCAGCCAGGAGCCAGTCGTCCTCGCGATGATGCGTCTGATCCCGAAAAATACTCGGCTGCTTCGGCGGTGGAGAACAATGTCTCGCAAAATGAGGAAGACCTTTCTCCTGTGACATCATGGGAAAACTGTGCTCCacctatgcctcaaaattccgagtCTTTGCCACCTATGGAAGACTTTTTTGTGGCCAACGTAGACCTTGAACTGGTGAGGGAGACTTATCTGAAAATGAGGTGTAGGGGTGATATTGCGATAACTGTGGATCCTTGTAAATTATCTATTTCTGTCTGTATAAAAGCTGTCGAATGTGTCCCCGATTCTTTCGAGAGTCAGATGGTGAATGATGGTGCAGCGGATGAAAAGGTGGAGTGTTCAGATAGGATCCCTGATCCCTCCCGTAAGACTTTGGATGTATTAATGCACACACAGGAAATAGGACACACACAGGACAAAGCTTTATCAGGGGACCCTTCACCGGGGGTCTTATTTTTTCAAAGTGATCAAAATGATGCAAACTATGCACATGTGCGGATCAATCCTGAAGTGAAGTCGCAGGCAGATGTCCTAGAGAAAAATGCCTTTGACAATACTCTGTGTATGCAGAATAGCTCAATGATTGCACAATACTCCGTCTCTATATCCTCGCTCGGAAACGTAACTCAGGTACTTGACGCGTCCTCTGTAAAGAGGCAGGTGTCTCATGATTTTCTTGAGACCAGATTTAAGATCCAACAGCTCTTGGAGCCCCAACAGTACATGGCTTTCCTACCCCATCACATCCTagtgaaaatattcaaatatcTTCCCACCCGATCTCTCGCTGCCCTAAAATGCACTTCCTCCTGTTTCAAATTCATTATTGAACATTATGACATTCGACCGTGCGACTCGCTGTGGGTCCGGGATCCACGCTACAAAGACGATCCTTGCAAACAGTGCAAGAAAAAGTACGCCAGAGGCGACGTGTCTTTATGCCTGTGGCATCCCAAACCTTACTGCCAAGCTTTACCTTACGGCCCGGGTTTTTGGATGTGCTGTCACATGTCTCAAAAAGAAAGCCGCGGTTGTAGGGTGGGGCTTCACGACAATCGCTGGGTGCCCGCTTTTCACAGCTTTAACCGAACCGTTTGCAAGAAATCTAGAGAGTCCGAGTTCGAAGACGACTAA